One segment of Gasterosteus aculeatus chromosome 3, fGasAcu3.hap1.1, whole genome shotgun sequence DNA contains the following:
- the LOC120815745 gene encoding voltage-gated inwardly rectifying potassium channel KCNH2 isoform X2, with protein sequence MSSVSSGSQDGLSVLKCERRNSRVQRAVRISSIAHEVLSLGDDVLPEYKLQTPRIQKWTILHYSPFKAVWDWVILLLVIYTAIFTPYSATFLLSDQEEAAIQTCGYSCSPLNVVDLIVDIMFLVDIIINFRTTYVNSNDEVVSQSSRIAVHYFKGWFLIDMVAAIPFDLLIYRSGEEVVRGGGEGETTTLIGLLKTARLLRLVRVARKLDRYSEYGAAVLFLLMCTFALIAHWLACIWYAIGNVERSSSAGIGWLDNLGEQLGRPYNESIIGSGPSIRDKYVTALYFTFSSLTSVGFGNVSPNTNSEKIFSICVMLIGALMYASIFGNVSAIIQRLYSGTARYHAQMMRVREFIRFHQIPNPLRQRLEEYFQHAWSYTNGIDMNAVLKGFPECLQADICLHLNRSLLINFKAFKGSTKGCVRALAMRFKTTHAPPGDTLVHTGDLISALYFISRGSIEILKGDVVIAILGKNDVFGEPINLFALPGKSSADVRALTYCDLHTIQREDMLEVLGMYPEFCEYFWSNLEITFNLRDLKDEDSDCEGSSTSLRKHKMSSIHKGDAMPAGRERVGCSRQQRAGSNRDDHQPTSDNEGEDSEDSIPAQTSNPAAATKDMRERTCNPLTDALSGVSNIFSFWGSESREEPRYQEVPCSHSLPSPPPQPPSLELLDMPFCSHCPSSTAPPLSIPWRKKVELEKRLEALQTQITRLESHVSADIGTIMQLLQRQMPMIPPSYSTLTPTSNAPPTTNAASPTGTPSLASPTYKSPTTNSGQRLSNENTDQPHEPESTALDFGPSVSHVAAPSPLTHTSVIHTSYHSLFSSPNVPQDAFSSSSLPQTSLMACASVLPKTGSQCVFHSYSRPSPLSPPNPQSPERLDQPLLPVRTQSSDSVSQHLNSEYEVQSSRRPSDDRQPLLPTEEKPCPPPILQSELLPKSGINQ encoded by the exons ATGTCTTCAGTGAGTAGTGGGTCCCAGGACGGCCTGTCAGTTTTGAAGTGTGAACGCAGAAACAGCAGAGTGCAGCGAGCTGTACGCATCTCCTCAATAGCTCATGAG GTGCTGTCTCTGGGTGATGATGTGTTACCTGAGTACAAACTGCAGACTCCCAGGATCCAGAAGTGGACCATACTTCACTACAGTCCTTTCAAAGCTGTGTGGGACTGGGTCATTTTGCTCCTAGTCATTTATACGGCCATATTTACTCCGTACTCTGCTACATTTCTACTAAG TGACCAGGAGGAGGCAGCGATACAAACCTGTGGTTACTCCTGTTCCCCCCTCAACGTGGTGGATCTTATAGTGGACATCATGTTCCTCGTTGACATCATCATCAACTTCAGGACCACGTATGTTAATTCCAATGATGAG GTGGTGAGCCAGTCCTCTCGCATTGCTGTCCACTACTTCAAAGGCTGGTTCCTAATTGACATGGTGGCCGCCATTCCCTTTGACCTCCTCATCTACCGCTCAGGAGAGGAGGTGGTTaggggaggtggagagggagag ACCACCACGCTGATCGGCCTGCTGAAGACAGCTCGCTTACTGCGGTTGGTTCGTGTAGCCAGGAAGTTGGACCGTTACTCAGAGTATGGTGCagctgtcctcttcctcctcatgtgCACCTTTGCCCTCATCGCCCACTGGCTGGCCTGCATCTG GTACGCCATAGGGAATGTGGAGCGGTCTTCCTCGGCTGGGATTGGCTGGTTGGACAATCTGGGCGAGCAGCTCGGGAGGCCGTACAACGAGTCCATCATCGGGTCAGGTCCTTCCATCAGAGATAAATATGTTACGGCTCTGTACTTCACCTTCAGCAGTCTGACCAGCGTTGGCTTCGGGAACGTCTCCCCAAACACCAACTCTGAGAAGATCTTCTCCATCTGCGTCATGCTCATAGGAG CTCTGATGTATGCCAGTATATTCGGTAACGTGTCAGCCATTATCCAGCGGCTGTACTCTGGCACGGCACGCTACCATGCTCAGATGATGAGAGTTCGAGAGTTCATCCGCTTCCACCAGATCCCCAACCCTTTGAGGCAGCGGCTGGAGGAGTACTTCCAACACGCTTGGTCATACACTAATGGAATAGACATGAATGCT GTTTTAAAAGGTTTCCCTGAGTGTCTCCAGGCCGACATTTGTCTGCACCTCAACAGATCCCTGCTCATCAACTTTAAGGCTTTTAAAG GATCTACTAAGGGCTGTGTAAGGGCCCTGGCCATGAGGTTTAAGACCACCCATGCTCCTCCTGGTGACACTCTGGTCCACACTGGAGACCTGATATCAGCTCTGTACTTCATCTCTAGAGGATCCATAGAGATCCTCAAAGGAGACGTGGTGATAGCTATCCTGG GGAAGAATGATGTCTTTGGAGAGCCCATTAATCTGTTTGCTCTCCCTGGAAAATCCAGCGCAGATGTCAGAGCTTTGACTTACTGTGATCTGCACACAATACAAAGGGAGGATATGCTGGAG GTTCTGGGCATGTATCCAGaattttgtgaatatttctggTCCAATTTGGAGATCACCTTCAATCTCAGAGAT CTGAAGGATGAAGACTCGGACTGTGAGGGCTCCAGCACGTCTCTGaggaaacacaaaatgtcttCCATTCACAAAG GTGACGCCATGCCAGCAGGGAGAGAGCGAGTTGGATGTTCCAGACAGCAGCGGGCAGGCAGCAACAGAGATGATCATCAACCAACAAG TGACAATGAAGGGGAGGATTCAGAGGATAGCATCCCCGCTCAGACTTCCAATCCTGCTGCTGCCACAAAGGACATGAGGGAGAGGACCTGTAACCCTTTAACAG ACGCCTTGTCAGGAGTGTCCAACATCTTCTCCTTCTGGGGATCAGAAAGTCGAGAGGAGCCGAGATACCAGGAGGTGCCCTGCTCCCACAGccttccctcacctcctcctcagccccccTCCCTGGAGCTTTTAGACATGCCCTTCTGCTCCCACTGTCCATCCAGCACGGCTCCTCCTTTGTCCATCCCTTGGAGAAAGAAAGTGGAGTTGGAGAAGAGGCTGGAAGCACTGCAGACACAGATAACCAG gtTGGAGTCTCATGTGTCAGCAGACATCGGGACCAtcatgcagctgctgcagaggcaAATGCCAATGATCCCACCTTCCTACAGCACCCTGACACCAACATcaaacgccccccccaccaccaatgCTGCCTCCCCAACTGGCACCCCGAGCCTCGCCTCACCCACATACAAGTCACCAACCACCAACTCTGGGCAGCGACTGTCGAATGAAAACACAGATCAACCACATGAACCAGAATCTACCGCTCTGGATTTTGGTCCCTCGGTCTCCCATGTGGCTGCCCCCTCCCCGCTTACGCACACCTCAGTCATTCACACCTCATAtcactcactgttttcttccccCAACGTCCCCCAGGATGCCTTTTCATCCTCATCCCTTCCTCAAACTTCCCTCATGGCTTGCGCCTCTGTGCTTCCTAAGACTGGAAGTCAATGTGTGTTTCATTCATACTCCCGGCCTTCACCGCTGAGCCCCCCGAACCCTCAGTCGCCAGAGAGGCTCGATCAACCACTGCTTCCTGTTCGGACCCAGAGCTCAGACTCAGTCTCACAG CATCTGAACTCGGAATATGAGGTCCAGTCCTCCAGACGCCCATCTGATGACAGACAACCGCTACTTCCGACGGAGGAAAAACCCTGTCCTCCCCCCATCCTTCAGTCAGAGCTTCTGCCCAAAAGTGGAATCAACCAATGA
- the LOC144405484 gene encoding voltage-gated inwardly rectifying potassium channel KCNH2-like, with translation MPVRRGHVAPQNTFLDTIIRKFEGQNRRFIIANAQVENCAIIFCNDAFCKMCGYTRAEVMQKPCTCSFLYGPHTKRPAVAQMAKALLGAEERKVEISLYTKEGECFHCAIDVVPVKNEDGLVIMFILNFELPTDPRPANSSPAKELNRVLQIPWLTLAPAPMSSPRIQSWGLPKPTSLPWDTSLWPWTSCCPFLRDSSLRRCCCGTQNGRRKKKSE, from the exons ATGCCGGTGAGACGGGGCCACGTGGCGCCTCAGAACACTTTCCTGGACACCATCATCCGCAAATTTGAGGGACAGA ATCGAAGGTTTATCATTGCCAACGCACAGGTGGAGAATTGTGCAATCATCTTCTGTAATGACGCCTTCTGTAAGATGTGTGGTTACACGCGTGCGGAGGTCATGCAGAAACCCTGCACCTGCAGCTTCCTTTACGGACCTCACACCAAGAGACCCGCCGTGGCCCAGATGGCTAAAGCGCTGCttggagcagaggagaggaaggtggagaTTTCCCTCTACACTAAAGAAG GAGAGTGTTTCCACTGCGCCATCGACGTGGTTCCCGTGAAGAACGAGGATGGCCTAGTCATCATGTTCATTCTCAACTTCGAGCTCCCCACTGATCCCAGACCCGCCAACAGCTCACCCGCCAAGGAGCTCAACAGAGTGCTGCAGATCCCCTGGCTGACCCTGG CTCCAGCACCAATGTCCTCTCCCAGGATTCAGAGCTGGGGGCTCCCCAAGCCGACCTCCCTCCCCTGGGACACCAGTCTGTGGCCCTGGACAAGCTGCTGCCCCTTCCTGAGAGACAGCAGCTTGAGGAGGTGTTGCTGTGGGACCCAGaacgggaggaggaagaagaagagcgagTGA
- the LOC120815745 gene encoding voltage-gated inwardly rectifying potassium channel KCNH2 isoform X1, whose protein sequence is MRGKELLTGPSQVPASAPPTLGHPSAPQRNHPSSMLDGSCRTLRHSSSEDAIKSGQSYWEKRLQLRHSCTAGMVTTRKSSVPTGTSDSYSRRRTNSQQMTRSLQDTKTEAYVALPPGEMRPPCKLIDRTHHVTEKVTQVLSLGDDVLPEYKLQTPRIQKWTILHYSPFKAVWDWVILLLVIYTAIFTPYSATFLLSDQEEAAIQTCGYSCSPLNVVDLIVDIMFLVDIIINFRTTYVNSNDEVVSQSSRIAVHYFKGWFLIDMVAAIPFDLLIYRSGEEVVRGGGEGETTTLIGLLKTARLLRLVRVARKLDRYSEYGAAVLFLLMCTFALIAHWLACIWYAIGNVERSSSAGIGWLDNLGEQLGRPYNESIIGSGPSIRDKYVTALYFTFSSLTSVGFGNVSPNTNSEKIFSICVMLIGALMYASIFGNVSAIIQRLYSGTARYHAQMMRVREFIRFHQIPNPLRQRLEEYFQHAWSYTNGIDMNAVLKGFPECLQADICLHLNRSLLINFKAFKGSTKGCVRALAMRFKTTHAPPGDTLVHTGDLISALYFISRGSIEILKGDVVIAILGKNDVFGEPINLFALPGKSSADVRALTYCDLHTIQREDMLEVLGMYPEFCEYFWSNLEITFNLRDLKDEDSDCEGSSTSLRKHKMSSIHKGDAMPAGRERVGCSRQQRAGSNRDDHQPTSDNEGEDSEDSIPAQTSNPAAATKDMRERTCNPLTDALSGVSNIFSFWGSESREEPRYQEVPCSHSLPSPPPQPPSLELLDMPFCSHCPSSTAPPLSIPWRKKVELEKRLEALQTQITRLESHVSADIGTIMQLLQRQMPMIPPSYSTLTPTSNAPPTTNAASPTGTPSLASPTYKSPTTNSGQRLSNENTDQPHEPESTALDFGPSVSHVAAPSPLTHTSVIHTSYHSLFSSPNVPQDAFSSSSLPQTSLMACASVLPKTGSQCVFHSYSRPSPLSPPNPQSPERLDQPLLPVRTQSSDSVSQHLNSEYEVQSSRRPSDDRQPLLPTEEKPCPPPILQSELLPKSGINQ, encoded by the exons ATGAGAGGGAAGGAGCTCCTCACAGGTCCGTCTCAAGTTCCAGCTTCAGCACCTCCAACATTGGGCCATCCATCCGCGCCACAGAG GAACCATCCTTCCAGCATGTTGGATGGCAGCTGTAGGACATTAAGACATTCCTCCTCAGAGGACGCCATCAAGAGCGGACAGAGTTACTGGGAGAAGAGGCTGCAGCTGAGACACAGCTGTACTG CTGGGATGGTAACCACCAGAAAGAGCAGCGTGCCAACTGGAACGTCAGACAGTTACTCGCGCCGGCGGACCAACAGCCAG CAGATGACCCGGAGCCTGCAGGACACAAAGACGGAGGCCTACGTGGCGTTGCCTCCAGGGGAAATGAGACCCCCCTGCAAACTGATTGACCGAACACACCACGTCACAGAGAAAGTCACCCAG GTGCTGTCTCTGGGTGATGATGTGTTACCTGAGTACAAACTGCAGACTCCCAGGATCCAGAAGTGGACCATACTTCACTACAGTCCTTTCAAAGCTGTGTGGGACTGGGTCATTTTGCTCCTAGTCATTTATACGGCCATATTTACTCCGTACTCTGCTACATTTCTACTAAG TGACCAGGAGGAGGCAGCGATACAAACCTGTGGTTACTCCTGTTCCCCCCTCAACGTGGTGGATCTTATAGTGGACATCATGTTCCTCGTTGACATCATCATCAACTTCAGGACCACGTATGTTAATTCCAATGATGAG GTGGTGAGCCAGTCCTCTCGCATTGCTGTCCACTACTTCAAAGGCTGGTTCCTAATTGACATGGTGGCCGCCATTCCCTTTGACCTCCTCATCTACCGCTCAGGAGAGGAGGTGGTTaggggaggtggagagggagag ACCACCACGCTGATCGGCCTGCTGAAGACAGCTCGCTTACTGCGGTTGGTTCGTGTAGCCAGGAAGTTGGACCGTTACTCAGAGTATGGTGCagctgtcctcttcctcctcatgtgCACCTTTGCCCTCATCGCCCACTGGCTGGCCTGCATCTG GTACGCCATAGGGAATGTGGAGCGGTCTTCCTCGGCTGGGATTGGCTGGTTGGACAATCTGGGCGAGCAGCTCGGGAGGCCGTACAACGAGTCCATCATCGGGTCAGGTCCTTCCATCAGAGATAAATATGTTACGGCTCTGTACTTCACCTTCAGCAGTCTGACCAGCGTTGGCTTCGGGAACGTCTCCCCAAACACCAACTCTGAGAAGATCTTCTCCATCTGCGTCATGCTCATAGGAG CTCTGATGTATGCCAGTATATTCGGTAACGTGTCAGCCATTATCCAGCGGCTGTACTCTGGCACGGCACGCTACCATGCTCAGATGATGAGAGTTCGAGAGTTCATCCGCTTCCACCAGATCCCCAACCCTTTGAGGCAGCGGCTGGAGGAGTACTTCCAACACGCTTGGTCATACACTAATGGAATAGACATGAATGCT GTTTTAAAAGGTTTCCCTGAGTGTCTCCAGGCCGACATTTGTCTGCACCTCAACAGATCCCTGCTCATCAACTTTAAGGCTTTTAAAG GATCTACTAAGGGCTGTGTAAGGGCCCTGGCCATGAGGTTTAAGACCACCCATGCTCCTCCTGGTGACACTCTGGTCCACACTGGAGACCTGATATCAGCTCTGTACTTCATCTCTAGAGGATCCATAGAGATCCTCAAAGGAGACGTGGTGATAGCTATCCTGG GGAAGAATGATGTCTTTGGAGAGCCCATTAATCTGTTTGCTCTCCCTGGAAAATCCAGCGCAGATGTCAGAGCTTTGACTTACTGTGATCTGCACACAATACAAAGGGAGGATATGCTGGAG GTTCTGGGCATGTATCCAGaattttgtgaatatttctggTCCAATTTGGAGATCACCTTCAATCTCAGAGAT CTGAAGGATGAAGACTCGGACTGTGAGGGCTCCAGCACGTCTCTGaggaaacacaaaatgtcttCCATTCACAAAG GTGACGCCATGCCAGCAGGGAGAGAGCGAGTTGGATGTTCCAGACAGCAGCGGGCAGGCAGCAACAGAGATGATCATCAACCAACAAG TGACAATGAAGGGGAGGATTCAGAGGATAGCATCCCCGCTCAGACTTCCAATCCTGCTGCTGCCACAAAGGACATGAGGGAGAGGACCTGTAACCCTTTAACAG ACGCCTTGTCAGGAGTGTCCAACATCTTCTCCTTCTGGGGATCAGAAAGTCGAGAGGAGCCGAGATACCAGGAGGTGCCCTGCTCCCACAGccttccctcacctcctcctcagccccccTCCCTGGAGCTTTTAGACATGCCCTTCTGCTCCCACTGTCCATCCAGCACGGCTCCTCCTTTGTCCATCCCTTGGAGAAAGAAAGTGGAGTTGGAGAAGAGGCTGGAAGCACTGCAGACACAGATAACCAG gtTGGAGTCTCATGTGTCAGCAGACATCGGGACCAtcatgcagctgctgcagaggcaAATGCCAATGATCCCACCTTCCTACAGCACCCTGACACCAACATcaaacgccccccccaccaccaatgCTGCCTCCCCAACTGGCACCCCGAGCCTCGCCTCACCCACATACAAGTCACCAACCACCAACTCTGGGCAGCGACTGTCGAATGAAAACACAGATCAACCACATGAACCAGAATCTACCGCTCTGGATTTTGGTCCCTCGGTCTCCCATGTGGCTGCCCCCTCCCCGCTTACGCACACCTCAGTCATTCACACCTCATAtcactcactgttttcttccccCAACGTCCCCCAGGATGCCTTTTCATCCTCATCCCTTCCTCAAACTTCCCTCATGGCTTGCGCCTCTGTGCTTCCTAAGACTGGAAGTCAATGTGTGTTTCATTCATACTCCCGGCCTTCACCGCTGAGCCCCCCGAACCCTCAGTCGCCAGAGAGGCTCGATCAACCACTGCTTCCTGTTCGGACCCAGAGCTCAGACTCAGTCTCACAG CATCTGAACTCGGAATATGAGGTCCAGTCCTCCAGACGCCCATCTGATGACAGACAACCGCTACTTCCGACGGAGGAAAAACCCTGTCCTCCCCCCATCCTTCAGTCAGAGCTTCTGCCCAAAAGTGGAATCAACCAATGA